In one Cellulomonas sp. JZ18 genomic region, the following are encoded:
- the rimI gene encoding ribosomal protein S18-alanine N-acetyltransferase, which translates to MTAAAPGAPAGTPAHGAVTVRPLTPDDLPELVRMEGELFGAGAWSGESLREEITGPGRTYVGAVLPDGRLVGYAGTWFDGYDVQVMTVGTDAAHQGRGIGRLLLVHLLEQARGTGAESALLEVRVDNDPAIHLYESLGFTRLGRRRGYYQPEGVDAWTMRLELRAR; encoded by the coding sequence GTGACGGCGGCCGCGCCGGGCGCCCCCGCGGGCACGCCCGCGCACGGCGCCGTGACGGTGCGGCCGCTGACGCCCGACGACCTGCCCGAGCTCGTGCGCATGGAGGGCGAGCTGTTCGGGGCCGGGGCGTGGTCGGGGGAGTCGCTGCGCGAGGAGATCACGGGTCCTGGGCGCACCTACGTCGGTGCGGTCCTCCCCGACGGACGCCTCGTCGGCTACGCCGGCACGTGGTTCGACGGGTACGACGTGCAGGTGATGACCGTGGGCACGGACGCCGCGCACCAGGGCCGCGGGATCGGCCGGCTCCTGCTCGTGCACCTGCTCGAGCAGGCCCGCGGGACGGGCGCCGAGTCGGCGCTGCTCGAGGTCCGGGTCGACAACGACCCGGCGATCCACCTGTACGAGAGCCTGGGCTTCACGCGGCTGGGGCGCCGGCGCGGCTACTACCAGCCGGAGGGCGTCGACGCCTGGACGATGCGGCTGGAGCTGCGCGCCCGCTGA
- a CDS encoding sulfurtransferase, which yields MTDAPTKPAPPPADPAALRRAVLVDAGELAALLADDDPPVVLDVRWALGRTDGREQHLAAHVPGAVYVDLDTELAAPPSPALGRHPLPALADLEQAARRWGLREGQSVVVYDAVGGTSAARAWWLLRWAGVRDVRILDGGLPAWTAAGHGVEAGDVLPEPGDVVLAGGALPTVDADGAAALADDGVLLDARAAERYAGEVEPVDPRAGHVPGAVSAPTAGNLDADGRFLPADALAARFAAVGVPVPGRSGAGRDRAVAVYCGSGVTAAHEVAALATLGVEAALYPGSWSQWAHDADRPVATGR from the coding sequence ATGACCGACGCCCCGACGAAGCCCGCGCCGCCCCCGGCGGACCCGGCGGCGCTGCGCCGCGCCGTCCTCGTCGACGCCGGCGAGCTCGCCGCGCTCCTCGCCGACGACGACCCGCCGGTCGTGCTCGACGTGCGGTGGGCGCTGGGCCGCACCGACGGCCGCGAGCAGCACCTGGCGGCCCACGTGCCCGGCGCGGTCTACGTCGACCTCGACACCGAGCTCGCCGCGCCGCCGTCGCCGGCCCTGGGGCGCCACCCGCTGCCGGCGCTCGCCGACCTCGAGCAGGCGGCCCGGCGCTGGGGGCTGCGCGAGGGGCAGTCGGTGGTGGTGTACGACGCCGTCGGCGGCACGTCGGCCGCGCGCGCGTGGTGGCTGCTGCGCTGGGCGGGGGTGCGCGACGTGCGGATCCTGGACGGCGGGCTGCCCGCGTGGACGGCGGCGGGGCACGGCGTCGAGGCGGGGGACGTGCTGCCCGAGCCCGGCGACGTCGTGCTGGCGGGCGGCGCGCTGCCCACCGTCGACGCGGACGGTGCGGCCGCGCTGGCCGACGACGGTGTGCTGCTCGACGCGCGGGCCGCCGAGCGGTACGCGGGGGAGGTCGAGCCGGTCGACCCGCGGGCGGGCCACGTGCCCGGTGCGGTGAGCGCGCCGACGGCGGGGAACCTCGACGCCGACGGGCGCTTCCTGCCCGCGGACGCCCTCGCGGCGCGCTTCGCGGCCGTCGGCGTCCCGGTGCCCGGCCGCTCCGGTGCCGGGCGCGACCGCGCGGTCGCGGTCTACTGCGGGTCCGGGGTCACCGCCGCGCACGAGGTGGCCGCGCTCGCGACCCTCGGCGTCGAGGCGGCGCTGTACCCGGGGTCGTGGTCGCAGTGGGCGCACGACGCGGACCGGCCGGTGGCCACGGGGCGCTGA
- a CDS encoding malonic semialdehyde reductase, whose protein sequence is MTSTDLLDDLADLDPDRAGVDDHVADLLFRDARSVARFLDREVPEDLVRRVHDVVRWGPTALNTVPLRLLLVRSPEARTRLAAHMAEGNRERVLAAPLTLVVAADPGFHRHMGRLTPHAPQLADVFAADAEGAERTARENAWLQAGYLVVGLRAAGLGVGPMGGFDKAGVDDDLLAGTGWRSLMVVNVGWPDGEGTHHARAPRLEWDEVARTV, encoded by the coding sequence ATGACCAGCACCGACCTGCTCGACGACCTCGCCGACCTCGACCCCGACCGCGCCGGCGTCGACGACCACGTCGCCGACCTGCTGTTCCGCGACGCCCGCAGCGTCGCGCGCTTCCTCGACCGCGAGGTCCCCGAGGACCTCGTGCGCCGGGTCCACGACGTCGTGCGCTGGGGGCCCACCGCGCTGAACACGGTGCCGCTGCGCCTGCTGCTCGTCCGCTCCCCCGAGGCGCGCACCCGCCTCGCCGCGCACATGGCCGAGGGCAACCGCGAGCGCGTCCTCGCCGCACCGCTGACGCTCGTCGTCGCCGCCGACCCCGGCTTCCACCGGCACATGGGCCGCCTGACGCCGCACGCCCCCCAGCTCGCCGACGTGTTCGCCGCCGACGCCGAGGGCGCCGAGCGCACGGCACGCGAGAACGCGTGGCTGCAGGCGGGCTACCTCGTCGTCGGGCTGCGCGCCGCGGGTCTCGGCGTCGGCCCGATGGGCGGCTTCGACAAGGCGGGCGTCGACGACGACCTGCTCGCGGGCACCGGCTGGCGCAGCCTCATGGTCGTCAACGTCGGCTGGCCCGACGGCGAGGGCACCCACCACGCGCGCGCCCCGCGCCTGGAGTGGGACGAGGTCGCCCGCACCGTCTGA
- the tsaD gene encoding tRNA (adenosine(37)-N6)-threonylcarbamoyltransferase complex transferase subunit TsaD has translation MSEPLVLGIETSCDETGVALVRGHDLLVDAVASSVDEHARFGGIIPEIASRAHLEAMVPTIERALTTAGVTLADVDAVAVTAGPGLVGPLTIGAAAAKALAVGLGRPLYGVNHVIGHAVVDELVDGPFPERVLALVVSGGHSSLLRVDDTVHVTELGSTLDDAAGEAFDKVGRLLGLPYPGGPHIDRLAREGDPEAIRFPRGLTAPKDQARHATDFSFSGLKTAVARWVEARQDAGEQVPLPDVAASFAAAVADVLTAKTIAACRREGVDTLVIGGGFSANSQLRDMAARRCAEAGITLRIPPIRYCTDNGAMIAALGSAVVRRGMPASPLDLPVDSTMPLTQVLV, from the coding sequence GTGAGCGAGCCCCTCGTCCTCGGGATCGAGACCTCCTGCGACGAGACCGGCGTCGCCCTGGTCCGCGGTCACGACCTGCTGGTCGACGCCGTCGCGAGCTCGGTCGACGAGCACGCGCGGTTCGGCGGCATCATCCCGGAGATCGCCTCCCGCGCCCACCTCGAGGCCATGGTGCCGACGATCGAGCGGGCGCTGACCACCGCGGGCGTGACGCTCGCCGACGTGGACGCCGTCGCCGTCACGGCCGGCCCCGGCCTCGTCGGACCTCTCACGATCGGGGCGGCCGCGGCCAAGGCGCTCGCCGTGGGCCTCGGCAGGCCGCTCTACGGCGTGAACCACGTCATCGGGCACGCGGTGGTCGACGAGCTCGTCGACGGCCCGTTCCCGGAGCGGGTCCTCGCCCTCGTGGTGTCGGGCGGGCACTCGTCCCTGCTGCGCGTCGACGACACCGTGCACGTCACCGAGCTCGGCTCCACGCTCGACGACGCCGCCGGCGAGGCGTTCGACAAGGTCGGCCGCCTGCTCGGCCTGCCGTACCCGGGCGGCCCGCACATCGACCGGCTCGCCCGTGAGGGCGACCCGGAGGCGATCCGGTTCCCACGCGGGCTCACGGCGCCGAAGGACCAGGCCAGGCACGCCACGGACTTCTCGTTCTCGGGCCTCAAGACCGCGGTCGCGCGGTGGGTCGAGGCGCGCCAGGACGCGGGCGAGCAGGTGCCGCTCCCGGACGTCGCCGCGTCGTTCGCCGCGGCCGTCGCGGACGTCCTCACGGCCAAGACCATCGCGGCCTGCCGCCGCGAGGGCGTCGACACGCTCGTCATCGGCGGCGGCTTCTCCGCGAACTCCCAGCTGCGCGACATGGCGGCGCGGCGCTGCGCCGAGGCGGGCATCACCCTGCGCATCCCGCCCATCCGCTACTGCACCGACAACGGCGCGATGATCGCCGCGCTCGGGTCGGCCGTGGTCCGGCGCGGCATGCCGGCCTCACCGCTCGACCTGCCGGTCGACTCGACGATGCCGCTCACGCAGGTCCTCGTCTGA